One Alnus glutinosa chromosome 3, dhAlnGlut1.1, whole genome shotgun sequence genomic region harbors:
- the LOC133864793 gene encoding chalcone--flavanone isomerase, with product MVSPLSLSGVQVENVEFPPTVKPPGSTKTLFLGGAGERGLEIQGKFVKFTAIGVYLEDTAVPSLAVKWKGKSAEELTESVEFFRDIVTGPFEKFIRVTMILPLTGQQYSEKVSENCVAAWKSVGVYTDVEGKAIEKFLEVFKDEKFPPGSSILFTQSPNGSLAIGFSKDGSIPEIGNAVIENKLLSGAVLESIIGKHGVSPAAKQSLAIRLSELLAEKGKPETEKVT from the exons ATGGTTTCGCCACTGTCCCTCAGCGGAGTCCAGGTCGAGAACGTGGAGTTCCCGCCGACGGTGAAGCCTCCGGGCTCCACCAAGACCTTGTTCCTCGGCGGCGCAG GGGAAAGGGGATTGGAGATTCAAGGGAAGTTCGTGAAGTTCACGGCGATTGGCGTGTACTTGGAGGATACCGCCGTGCCCTCGCTCGCCGTTAAGTGGAAGGGAAAGAGTGCGGAGGAGTTGACCGAGTCCGTGGAATTCTTCAGGGACATCGTTACAG GCCCCTTTGAGAAGTTCATACGGGTGACAATGATCTTGCCGTTGACGGGTCAGCAGTACTCGGAGAAGGTCTCGGAGAATTGTGTCGCCGCTTGGAAATCGGTCGGAGTTTACACTGATGTAGAAGGCAAAGCCATTGAAAAGTTCCTTGAGGTCTTCAAGGACGAGAAATTCCCACCTGGCTCCTCTATATTATTCACTCAATCACCCAATGGATCACTGGCG ATTGGCTTCTCCAAAGATGGGTCCATACCGGAAATTGGGAATGCAGTGATAGAGAATAAACTGCTTTCAGGGGCAGTTTTGGAGTCAATTATTGGCAAGCACGGTGTTTCTCCGGCAGCAAAACAAAGTTTGGCTATAAGGTTATCAGAGTTGTTGGCCGAAAAAGGGAAACCAGAAACCGAAAAGGTTACTTAA